A single genomic interval of Stenotrophomonas sp. ZAC14D1_NAIMI4_1 harbors:
- a CDS encoding type II toxin-antitoxin system VapC family toxin — protein sequence MIAVDSPVLVELLSNGPQADAVEACLRQSLVGGRVVVCGATLAEVCASLRGGAEVLEALEEMGVHFNALEAKSALRAGEMHRRHRQRSGSRRSLDDFMVGAHALLQCDGLITWNDTFYRDYFKGLKLIVPQA from the coding sequence ATGATCGCCGTCGATTCCCCGGTGCTGGTTGAACTGCTGAGCAACGGCCCGCAGGCCGATGCAGTGGAGGCCTGCCTGCGGCAGAGCCTGGTCGGCGGCCGCGTGGTGGTCTGCGGCGCGACCCTGGCTGAAGTCTGCGCCTCGCTGCGCGGCGGCGCCGAGGTGCTTGAAGCGCTGGAAGAGATGGGCGTGCACTTCAATGCGCTGGAGGCCAAGTCGGCCCTGCGCGCCGGCGAGATGCACCGCCGCCACCGCCAGCGCAGCGGCAGCCGCCGCAGCCTGGACGATTTCATGGTCGGCGCCCACGCACTGCTGCAGTGCGATGGCCTGATCACCTGGAACGACACGTTTTACCGCGACTACTTCAAGGGCCTGAAGCTGATCGTGCCGCAAGCCTGA
- the acnB gene encoding bifunctional aconitate hydratase 2/2-methylisocitrate dehydratase, which yields MLEAYRHHVAERAALGIPPLPLSAQQTADVIELLKNPPQGEAEFLLDLLTHRVPAGVDDAAKVKASYLAAIALGSEQNPLISRERATELLGTMLGGYNVAPLVQLLDDAAIGTIAAAGLKKTLLVFDAFHDVQEKAKAGNANAQSVLQSWADAEWFTSNPEVPQSLTVTVFKVPGETNTDDLSPAPDATTRPDIPMHALAMLKNKRDDAAFTPEEDGKRGPIQQILDLKDKGHLVAYVGDVVGTGSSRKSATNSVLWWTGDDIPFIPNKRAGGVCLGGKIAPIFYNTMEDAGALPIELDVSQMEHGDVVELRPYDGKALKNGEVIAEFEVKSDVLFDEVRAGGRIPLIIGRGLTGKAREALGLAPTDLFRLPVQPADNGKGFSLAQKMVGRACGLAEGQGMRPGTYCEPKMTSVGSQDTTGPMTRDELKDLACLGFSADLVMQSFCHTAAYPKPVDVKTHHTLPEFISTRGGVSLRPGDGVIHSWLNRMLLPDTVGTGGDSHTRFPVGISFPAGSGLVAFAAATGVMPLDMPESVLVRFKGQMQPGVTLRDLVNAIPLYAIKSGLLTVAKAGKKNIFSGRILEIEGLPELKVEQAFELSDASAERSAAGCSVRLNKEPIIEYLTSNITLLKWMIAEGYQDPRSLQRRIEKMEAWLANPELLEPDADAEYAAVIEIDLADIHEPIVACPNDPDDVKTLSEVAGAKIDEVFIGSCMTNIGHFRAAAKLLEGKRDLPTRLWVAPPTKMDASELTKEGVYGTFGATGARMEMPGCSLCMGNQAQIREGSTAMSTSTRNFPNRLGRNTNVYLGSAELAAICSRLGRIPTKEEYMADVGVIAASGAEIYRYMNFDQIEEYQDVAKTVAA from the coding sequence ATGTTGGAAGCCTACCGCCACCACGTCGCCGAGCGCGCTGCGCTTGGCATCCCGCCGCTGCCGCTGAGCGCGCAGCAGACGGCCGATGTCATCGAACTGCTGAAGAACCCGCCGCAGGGCGAGGCCGAGTTCCTGCTCGACCTGCTGACCCACCGCGTGCCGGCCGGCGTCGACGATGCTGCCAAAGTCAAAGCCTCGTACCTGGCGGCCATCGCCCTGGGCAGCGAGCAGAACCCGCTGATCAGCCGCGAGCGCGCCACCGAACTGCTGGGCACCATGCTCGGCGGTTACAACGTCGCCCCGCTGGTGCAGCTGCTGGACGATGCGGCCATCGGCACCATCGCCGCTGCGGGCCTGAAGAAGACCCTGCTGGTCTTCGACGCCTTCCATGACGTGCAGGAAAAGGCCAAGGCCGGCAACGCCAACGCCCAGTCCGTGCTGCAGAGCTGGGCCGATGCCGAGTGGTTCACCAGCAACCCGGAAGTGCCGCAGAGCCTGACCGTCACCGTGTTCAAGGTGCCGGGCGAAACCAACACCGACGACCTGTCGCCGGCCCCGGACGCCACCACCCGCCCTGACATTCCGATGCACGCCCTGGCGATGCTGAAGAACAAGCGCGACGATGCGGCGTTCACCCCGGAAGAAGACGGCAAGCGCGGTCCGATCCAGCAGATCCTCGACCTCAAGGACAAGGGCCACCTGGTTGCCTACGTGGGCGACGTGGTCGGTACCGGTTCCTCGCGCAAGTCGGCCACCAACAGCGTGCTGTGGTGGACCGGCGATGACATTCCGTTCATCCCGAACAAGCGCGCCGGTGGCGTCTGCCTGGGCGGCAAGATCGCCCCGATCTTCTACAACACCATGGAAGATGCCGGCGCCCTGCCGATCGAGCTGGACGTTTCGCAGATGGAGCACGGCGACGTGGTCGAGCTGCGTCCGTACGACGGCAAGGCACTGAAGAACGGCGAAGTGATCGCCGAGTTCGAAGTGAAGAGCGACGTGCTGTTCGACGAAGTGCGCGCCGGTGGCCGCATTCCGCTGATCATCGGCCGCGGCCTGACCGGCAAGGCGCGTGAAGCGCTGGGCCTGGCCCCGACCGACCTGTTCCGCCTGCCGGTGCAGCCGGCCGACAACGGCAAGGGCTTCTCGCTGGCACAGAAGATGGTGGGCCGCGCCTGTGGCCTGGCAGAAGGCCAGGGCATGCGCCCGGGCACCTACTGCGAACCGAAGATGACCTCGGTCGGCTCGCAGGACACCACCGGCCCGATGACCCGTGACGAGCTGAAGGACCTGGCCTGCCTGGGCTTCTCGGCCGACCTGGTGATGCAGTCGTTCTGCCACACCGCCGCGTACCCGAAGCCGGTGGACGTGAAGACCCACCACACCCTGCCGGAGTTCATCTCCACCCGTGGCGGCGTCTCGCTGCGCCCGGGCGACGGCGTGATCCACAGCTGGCTCAACCGCATGCTGCTGCCGGACACCGTCGGCACCGGTGGTGACTCGCACACCCGTTTCCCGGTGGGCATTTCGTTCCCGGCCGGTTCGGGCCTGGTCGCCTTCGCTGCGGCCACCGGCGTCATGCCGCTGGACATGCCGGAATCGGTGCTGGTGCGCTTCAAGGGCCAGATGCAGCCGGGCGTCACCCTGCGTGACCTGGTCAACGCCATTCCGCTGTACGCCATCAAGTCGGGCCTGCTGACCGTGGCCAAGGCTGGCAAGAAGAACATCTTCTCCGGCCGCATCCTGGAAATCGAAGGCCTGCCGGAGCTGAAGGTCGAACAGGCGTTCGAACTGTCCGACGCCTCGGCCGAGCGTTCGGCGGCCGGTTGCTCGGTGCGCCTGAACAAGGAACCGATCATCGAGTACCTGACCAGCAACATCACCCTGCTGAAGTGGATGATTGCCGAGGGTTACCAGGATCCGCGTTCGCTGCAGCGCCGTATCGAGAAGATGGAAGCGTGGCTGGCCAACCCGGAGCTGCTGGAGCCGGATGCCGACGCCGAATACGCCGCCGTCATCGAGATCGACCTGGCCGACATCCACGAGCCGATCGTGGCCTGCCCGAACGACCCGGACGACGTCAAGACGCTGTCCGAAGTGGCTGGCGCCAAGATCGACGAAGTGTTCATCGGTTCGTGCATGACCAACATCGGTCACTTCCGTGCCGCTGCCAAGCTGCTGGAAGGCAAGCGTGACCTGCCGACCCGCCTGTGGGTGGCCCCGCCGACCAAGATGGACGCCTCGGAGCTGACCAAGGAAGGCGTGTACGGCACCTTCGGCGCCACCGGTGCACGCATGGAAATGCCGGGCTGCTCGCTGTGCATGGGCAACCAGGCGCAGATCCGCGAAGGCTCCACCGCGATGTCGACCTCGACCCGCAACTTCCCGAACCGCCTGGGCCGCAACACCAACGTGTACCTGGGTTCGGCCGAACTGGCCGCGATCTGCTCGCGTCTGGGCCGCATCCCGACCAAGGAAGAGTACATGGCCGATGTGGGCGTGATTGCCGCCAGCGGCGCGGAGATCTACCGCTACATGAACTTCGACCAGATCGAGGAATACCAGGACGTGGCCAAGACGGTCGCTGCCTGA
- a CDS encoding 4-oxalomesaconate tautomerase codes for MSNDLLSIPCVLMRGGTSKGPFFLASDLPADTAQRDRLLLEVMGSGHPLQIDGIGGGNALTSKVAIIDRSSRDDADVDYLFAQVRVEQQVVDTSPNCGNMLAAVGPYAIERGLVQAQDPQTSVRIFNVNTGKLIVATVETPGGEVVYRGDTRIAGAPGSASPVRLSFLDAAGARTGKLLPSGHAQETIDGVAVSLVDCAMPMMLVRAEDLGVRGDAAPAELNADAVFLARLEALRIEAGARMGIADAGNKVIPKPVLLSAPQHGGHLQVRYFMPHQCHTALAITGGVGLATAAVTPGTLANTFVGCLGLPGSITLEHPSGALDVGLSRSSDDAPVVASVVRTARRLFEGRVFATSPATPEICSTQARQWTSAA; via the coding sequence ATGTCCAACGATCTGCTCAGCATTCCCTGCGTACTCATGCGCGGCGGTACATCCAAAGGCCCCTTCTTCCTGGCATCCGACCTGCCGGCGGACACCGCCCAGCGCGACCGCCTGCTGCTGGAAGTGATGGGCTCGGGCCATCCGCTGCAGATCGACGGCATCGGTGGTGGCAACGCCCTGACCAGCAAGGTGGCGATCATCGACCGCTCCAGCCGCGATGATGCCGACGTGGACTATCTGTTCGCCCAGGTGCGGGTGGAGCAGCAGGTGGTGGATACCTCGCCCAACTGCGGCAACATGCTGGCCGCGGTCGGCCCATACGCCATCGAACGGGGCCTGGTGCAGGCGCAGGACCCGCAGACGTCGGTGCGCATCTTCAACGTCAACACCGGCAAGCTGATCGTGGCAACGGTGGAAACCCCCGGCGGCGAAGTGGTCTACCGCGGCGATACGCGGATTGCCGGTGCGCCGGGCTCGGCCTCGCCGGTGCGGCTGTCCTTCCTGGATGCGGCCGGTGCCCGCACCGGCAAGCTGCTGCCCAGTGGCCACGCCCAGGAAACCATCGATGGCGTGGCGGTAAGCCTGGTGGACTGCGCGATGCCGATGATGCTGGTGCGCGCCGAGGACCTGGGCGTGCGTGGTGATGCGGCGCCCGCCGAACTGAATGCGGATGCGGTCTTTCTCGCCCGGCTGGAGGCGCTGCGCATCGAAGCCGGGGCCCGCATGGGCATCGCCGACGCCGGCAACAAGGTGATTCCCAAGCCGGTGCTGCTGTCTGCGCCGCAGCACGGCGGCCATCTGCAGGTGCGCTACTTCATGCCGCACCAGTGCCATACCGCGCTGGCGATCACCGGTGGGGTCGGCCTGGCCACGGCGGCGGTCACGCCAGGCACGCTGGCCAACACTTTCGTCGGATGCCTGGGCCTGCCCGGCAGCATTACCCTCGAACATCCGAGCGGGGCCCTGGATGTGGGCCTCAGCCGAAGCTCGGACGATGCGCCGGTGGTTGCCAGCGTGGTCCGTACCGCCCGCCGCCTGTTCGAAGGCCGCGTGTTCGCGACCTCGCCGGCAACCCCCGAGATCTGTTCCACCCAAGCCCGCCAATGGACTTCAGCGGCATGA
- a CDS encoding LysR substrate-binding domain-containing protein: MNGLPELNLKHLHAMVAVHAHGGISAAAPHLNLSQPALTQAIARLERQLDAPLFDRQPGGMVATEATRLLAPRIERALAYLARGVRAARRAARLPSLATIERRLTLSQLRALNAVDSAGSFTLAAARAGVSQPAMHRAVRELEAVIEVPLLQRRGKALLATPAATRLLRWVRLALSELATGLDELAATRDQHGGRLAIGVMPLARALLLPQALARFARAWPGATVNVVEGPFSELLSDLREGSLDLLVGAMRDLSAVPDVVQEGLFDDDPVIVGRADHPLAAQLPWRFEQLLDYPWVIPATGAPVRARWERMFRDNGHEPPVLRIECGSLVITRGLLLEDDWLTLMSRDQFLIERQAGLLAELGLAGRALRRRIGLTTRADWHPTRPQQAFLQTFREVCAERSNDGPDAWPFRYR, from the coding sequence ATGAATGGACTGCCCGAGCTGAACCTGAAACACCTGCACGCGATGGTGGCGGTGCACGCGCACGGCGGCATCAGCGCGGCCGCACCGCATCTCAACCTGTCCCAGCCCGCACTCACTCAGGCCATCGCACGGCTGGAGCGTCAGCTCGATGCGCCGCTGTTCGACCGCCAGCCAGGCGGCATGGTCGCCACCGAAGCGACGCGCCTGCTCGCACCGCGCATCGAACGCGCCCTCGCCTACCTCGCCCGTGGCGTACGCGCGGCCCGGCGTGCGGCGCGCCTGCCTTCACTGGCAACCATCGAACGGCGGCTGACACTCAGCCAGCTGCGCGCCCTCAACGCGGTGGACAGCGCGGGCAGCTTCACGCTCGCGGCAGCGCGCGCCGGGGTTTCGCAGCCGGCCATGCACCGCGCGGTGCGCGAACTGGAAGCGGTGATCGAAGTGCCGCTGCTGCAGCGGCGTGGCAAGGCCCTGCTGGCCACGCCCGCCGCCACCCGCCTGCTGCGCTGGGTCCGCCTGGCGCTTTCCGAGCTGGCCACCGGCCTGGACGAACTGGCCGCCACCCGCGACCAGCACGGCGGCCGCCTGGCCATCGGGGTGATGCCGCTGGCGCGCGCATTGCTGCTGCCGCAGGCACTGGCCCGGTTCGCACGCGCCTGGCCAGGCGCCACGGTGAACGTGGTGGAAGGCCCGTTTTCCGAGCTGCTGTCCGACCTGCGCGAAGGCAGCCTGGACCTGCTGGTTGGCGCCATGCGCGACCTCAGCGCGGTGCCCGACGTGGTGCAGGAAGGCTTGTTCGACGATGATCCGGTCATCGTCGGCCGCGCGGACCATCCCCTCGCCGCGCAGCTGCCGTGGCGTTTCGAACAACTGCTGGACTATCCGTGGGTGATCCCGGCCACCGGTGCGCCGGTGCGTGCACGCTGGGAGCGGATGTTCCGCGACAACGGCCACGAGCCACCGGTGCTGCGCATCGAATGCGGCTCGCTGGTGATCACCCGCGGCCTGCTGCTGGAGGATGACTGGCTGACCCTGATGTCACGCGACCAGTTCCTGATCGAACGCCAGGCCGGCCTGCTGGCCGAACTGGGCCTGGCCGGCCGCGCCCTGCGCCGCCGCATCGGCCTGACCACCCGCGCCGACTGGCACCCGACGCGACCGCAGCAGGCCTTCCTGCAGACCTTCCGCGAGGTCTGCGCCGAGCGCAGCAACGACGGACCGGACGCCTGGCCCTTCCGCTATCGCTGA
- a CDS encoding porin, producing MNTHTVLPRAALSVALGLLLASGHAGAQSAPAPLSQAELSALVQQQALQIQQLEARLRAVEGGQGGAAAAVATPGPAPAPALETRVAALESSQSKAPKVSWAKGAPEFSSADGKVAFRPRGRLFVDGSSTDGSSVADRNISGTEIRSVRLGAEGRYGILGWAVEGDFADNAVAWKSVYATVDHTLFGLPADLTVGNRLNDRGIDGSSSTSNTPFPDRNVVGTLMLPQRGLFGVGLTERVYGKGWHASLSVAGNDLNNAGNDNDSQTWATRVHWNPVASKAATVHLGAWAFHEEIAAGASGVLRSSAIAGHFNDLVKIAPGTLVGAERSTAYGLEAAGFFGPAWATGEWGTRNLRGVDASGRYDLDHQAWAVSAGWFLAGALPAYSGKAGTWGKVKVADPVTDGGAGAWELKARYEDVDYAELPTGGTGHAWTLGTNWYLNDYSRVMFEAIRWQTYNRSGSGQGRDEGTTFNTRLQVVF from the coding sequence ATGAACACGCACACCGTGCTGCCCCGCGCAGCGCTGTCGGTCGCGCTCGGCCTGCTGTTGGCCAGCGGCCATGCCGGGGCACAATCCGCCCCGGCCCCGTTGAGCCAGGCCGAACTGTCGGCGCTGGTGCAGCAGCAGGCACTGCAGATCCAGCAGCTTGAAGCCCGTCTGCGTGCGGTTGAAGGCGGGCAGGGCGGCGCTGCCGCCGCCGTGGCGACACCGGGACCGGCACCGGCCCCAGCGCTGGAAACGCGCGTGGCCGCGCTGGAGTCAAGCCAGTCCAAGGCACCGAAGGTGTCCTGGGCGAAGGGGGCGCCGGAATTCAGCAGTGCCGACGGCAAGGTGGCGTTCCGCCCGCGCGGCCGCCTGTTCGTCGATGGCTCCAGTACCGATGGCTCGTCGGTGGCCGACCGCAACATTTCCGGCACCGAGATCCGCTCGGTGCGCCTGGGCGCCGAGGGCCGCTACGGCATCCTGGGCTGGGCGGTGGAGGGTGACTTCGCCGACAACGCGGTCGCCTGGAAATCGGTCTATGCGACCGTGGACCACACCCTGTTCGGCCTGCCGGCCGACCTGACCGTGGGCAATCGGCTGAACGACCGTGGCATCGACGGCTCCAGCAGCACCTCCAACACGCCGTTCCCGGACCGCAACGTGGTCGGCACGCTGATGCTGCCGCAGCGTGGCCTGTTCGGCGTGGGCCTGACCGAGCGCGTGTACGGCAAGGGCTGGCACGCCAGCCTGTCGGTGGCAGGCAACGATCTGAACAACGCCGGCAACGACAACGACAGCCAGACCTGGGCCACGCGCGTGCACTGGAATCCGGTGGCCAGCAAGGCCGCCACCGTGCACCTGGGGGCCTGGGCCTTCCACGAGGAGATCGCCGCCGGTGCCAGCGGGGTGCTGCGCAGCTCGGCCATCGCCGGGCACTTCAACGATCTGGTGAAGATCGCCCCGGGCACCCTGGTGGGGGCCGAGCGCAGCACGGCCTATGGCCTGGAAGCGGCTGGGTTCTTCGGCCCGGCATGGGCCACCGGCGAATGGGGTACGCGCAACCTGCGCGGCGTCGACGCCAGCGGCCGTTACGACCTGGACCACCAGGCCTGGGCGGTGTCGGCGGGCTGGTTCCTGGCGGGCGCACTTCCGGCGTACTCGGGCAAGGCCGGCACCTGGGGCAAGGTGAAGGTGGCCGACCCGGTAACCGATGGCGGCGCTGGGGCCTGGGAACTGAAGGCGCGCTATGAGGACGTGGACTACGCCGAGCTGCCCACCGGCGGCACCGGCCACGCGTGGACGCTGGGAACGAACTGGTACCTGAACGACTACAGCCGGGTGATGTTCGAGGCGATCCGCTGGCAGACCTACAACCGCAGCGGCAGCGGGCAGGGCAGGGACGAGGGCACGACCTTCAATACCCGCCTGCAGGTGGTCTTCTAA
- a CDS encoding ABC transporter substrate-binding protein, producing MYKQMFMAALCAAGLAMAGCSKQGADAQGAAAGGGDNAPVRISVGSYNLNNLPFFIADSKGYFKDVGLEVKTENFAQGGSKVLQALVANSTDVAVGFYDHTIQMQAKHKDVVGFVLLSRNSGLVMAGRDDATFDPARPDTIKGQKVGITAPGSSSDFFVRHFLAQHDIPVDSISLIGVGSGAAAVAALEQGKIDLLVNYDPAATLITERKVGKIIIDARSDEGARQVYGGLYPTSVMYANRSFLEQRPQAAEKIARAEQMALKFIADNSAEDIVAALPDSYVSGDRATYARAVENARAIFTTDGHFTAADLETPLKVLREFNKDVANADIDLSRTYTNAFVERAHAAAPAAQR from the coding sequence ATGTACAAGCAGATGTTCATGGCCGCGCTGTGCGCGGCAGGCCTGGCCATGGCCGGGTGCAGCAAGCAGGGGGCCGATGCGCAGGGCGCGGCGGCCGGCGGTGGCGACAACGCGCCGGTGCGGATCAGCGTGGGGTCGTACAACCTCAACAACCTGCCGTTCTTCATTGCCGATTCGAAGGGTTACTTCAAGGACGTCGGCCTGGAAGTGAAGACCGAGAACTTCGCCCAGGGCGGTTCGAAGGTCCTGCAGGCGCTGGTGGCCAACTCGACCGACGTGGCGGTGGGCTTCTATGACCACACCATCCAGATGCAGGCCAAGCACAAGGACGTCGTGGGCTTCGTGCTGCTGTCGCGCAATTCCGGCCTGGTGATGGCCGGCCGCGATGATGCGACGTTCGACCCGGCGCGCCCGGACACGATCAAGGGCCAGAAGGTGGGCATCACGGCACCGGGTTCCTCGTCCGACTTCTTCGTGCGCCACTTCCTGGCCCAGCATGACATCCCGGTGGACAGCATCTCGCTGATCGGCGTGGGGTCCGGTGCGGCGGCGGTGGCAGCACTGGAGCAGGGCAAGATCGACCTGCTGGTGAACTATGACCCGGCGGCGACGCTGATCACCGAGCGCAAGGTCGGGAAGATCATCATCGATGCACGCAGCGACGAGGGCGCACGCCAGGTCTACGGTGGCCTGTATCCGACCTCGGTGATGTATGCCAACCGCAGCTTCCTGGAACAGCGCCCGCAGGCGGCCGAGAAGATCGCCCGCGCCGAGCAGATGGCCCTGAAGTTCATCGCCGACAACAGCGCCGAGGACATCGTCGCCGCACTGCCGGACAGCTACGTCTCCGGCGACCGTGCCACCTACGCCCGTGCCGTGGAGAACGCCCGCGCGATCTTCACCACCGATGGCCACTTCACCGCGGCCGATCTGGAAACGCCGCTGAAGGTGCTGCGCGAGTTCAACAAGGATGTCGCCAACGCCGACATCGACCTGTCCAGAACCTACACCAATGCCTTCGTCGAGCGTGCCCACGCTGCGGCGCCGGCCGCCCAACGTTAA
- a CDS encoding ABC transporter ATP-binding protein: MALNATVRQLNGAPQLEPAQTMVAINKVTMSFGEFTAVRDVDIQVGDGEFLAIVGPTGCGKSTILNSVAGLLKPSSGEVAIDGRAVSGVQESVGYLFQQDALLPWKTAYQNVELGLRFRGVPEAERKAKANAWLAKVGLAGFEHRYPHQLSGGQRKRVQMAQALIVEPKVILMDEPFSALDIHTRHLMQNELLRLWQEDRRSVILITHDLEEAIALGDRVVVLSSGPASRVVRSFDVGLERPRNVAEIKLDERFTDLYRDIWACLRGEVEKSYARQD, encoded by the coding sequence ATGGCCCTCAATGCCACCGTGCGCCAGCTCAACGGCGCGCCGCAGCTGGAGCCTGCACAGACCATGGTCGCCATCAACAAGGTGACCATGTCCTTCGGCGAATTCACCGCCGTGCGTGATGTCGACATCCAGGTGGGCGACGGCGAGTTCCTCGCCATCGTCGGCCCCACCGGCTGCGGCAAGAGCACCATCCTCAATTCCGTGGCGGGGCTGCTGAAGCCGTCGTCAGGCGAAGTGGCCATCGATGGCCGCGCGGTCAGCGGCGTGCAGGAGTCGGTCGGCTACCTGTTCCAGCAGGATGCGCTGCTGCCGTGGAAAACCGCCTACCAGAACGTCGAGCTGGGCCTGCGCTTCCGTGGCGTGCCCGAGGCCGAGCGCAAGGCCAAGGCCAATGCGTGGCTGGCCAAGGTCGGCCTGGCCGGCTTCGAGCACCGCTATCCGCACCAGCTGTCCGGTGGCCAGCGCAAGCGCGTGCAGATGGCGCAGGCGCTGATCGTCGAGCCGAAGGTGATCCTGATGGACGAGCCGTTCTCGGCGCTGGACATCCACACCCGCCACCTGATGCAGAACGAGCTGCTGCGACTGTGGCAGGAGGATCGCCGCTCGGTGATCCTGATCACCCACGATCTGGAAGAAGCCATCGCCCTGGGCGACCGCGTGGTGGTGTTGTCTTCCGGCCCGGCCAGCCGCGTCGTGCGCAGCTTCGACGTGGGCCTGGAACGGCCGCGCAATGTTGCCGAGATCAAGCTGGACGAACGTTTCACCGACCTGTACCGCGACATCTGGGCCTGCCTGCGCGGCGAAGTGGAGAAGAGCTATGCACGCCAAGACTGA
- a CDS encoding LysR family transcriptional regulator, whose translation MSINCEILDLRAFLLVAETRSFHRAAESLHVSQPALSRRIQKLEQAVGSPLLERTTRSVSTTAVGENLLPLVRRMLEEFDGSLFSLRGREDTRGATVTIACLPTAAFYFLPSVMARFHEAHPNVRFRILDIPATEGLQAVERGEVEFGINFMGANDPNLDFDVLAEDPFVLACRRDHPLARKRKVEWADLAQHQLITVHRTSGNRTLLDGALARENLKLSWHYEVTHLSTSLGMVEAGIGVSVLPKMATPDGDHPILVTRPIGNPVVSRTIGIVRRRGALLSPTAERFLQMLMSQWRGKP comes from the coding sequence ATGAGCATCAATTGCGAAATCCTCGACCTGCGCGCATTCCTTCTCGTTGCCGAGACACGCAGCTTCCATCGCGCCGCTGAAAGCCTGCACGTATCGCAGCCAGCGCTCAGCCGCCGCATCCAGAAGCTGGAACAGGCCGTCGGCTCACCCCTGCTGGAACGCACCACGCGCAGCGTCAGCACCACCGCCGTCGGCGAGAACCTGCTGCCGCTGGTGCGGCGCATGCTGGAAGAGTTCGACGGTTCGTTGTTTTCCCTGCGCGGCCGCGAGGACACCCGCGGCGCCACGGTCACCATCGCCTGCCTGCCTACGGCCGCGTTCTACTTCCTGCCCAGCGTGATGGCACGCTTCCACGAGGCGCACCCGAACGTGCGCTTCCGCATCCTCGATATTCCGGCCACCGAGGGCCTGCAGGCGGTGGAACGCGGCGAAGTGGAATTCGGCATCAACTTCATGGGGGCCAACGACCCCAACCTGGATTTCGACGTACTGGCCGAAGACCCCTTCGTGCTGGCCTGCCGCCGCGACCACCCGCTGGCCCGCAAGCGCAAGGTCGAATGGGCCGACCTGGCCCAGCACCAGCTCATCACCGTGCACCGCACCAGCGGCAACCGCACCCTGCTCGACGGCGCCCTGGCACGCGAAAACCTGAAGCTGAGCTGGCACTACGAAGTGACCCACCTGTCCACGTCCCTGGGCATGGTCGAAGCCGGCATTGGTGTCTCGGTGCTGCCGAAAATGGCCACCCCCGATGGCGACCACCCGATCCTGGTGACCCGCCCGATCGGCAATCCGGTGGTGTCGCGCACCATCGGCATCGTGCGCCGCCGCGGCGCCCTGCTCTCACCCACTGCCGAGCGCTTCCTGCAGATGCTGATGAGCCAGTGGCGCGGCAAACCGTGA
- a CDS encoding ABC transporter permease, producing the protein MHAKTDKIIQLALVIAVFGGWEGGIALGVIDPFFFPSPTAIVQQAWTWLSDTSFYQHVYITLTETALGYLIGTGLGVAGGVWLGLSRRSARILDPFIKGFNAIPRVVLAPIFVLWLGLGLWSKVALAVTLVFFTTFFNAMQGVREVNPVVLANARILGAGRSDLLRHVYFPAAASWILSSLRTSVGFAVVGAIIGEYLGASAGLGYLIAQAEGNFNAVGVFAGIIILAAFVLVIDALLDVVENKLITWRPNAQAQATS; encoded by the coding sequence ATGCACGCCAAGACTGACAAGATCATCCAGCTGGCCCTGGTCATCGCCGTGTTCGGTGGCTGGGAAGGCGGCATCGCGCTGGGCGTGATCGATCCGTTCTTTTTCCCCTCGCCGACGGCGATCGTGCAGCAGGCGTGGACCTGGCTGTCCGATACTTCCTTCTACCAGCACGTCTACATCACCCTCACCGAAACCGCGCTGGGCTACCTGATCGGTACCGGCCTGGGTGTGGCCGGTGGCGTCTGGCTCGGCCTGAGCCGCCGCTCGGCTCGCATCCTGGATCCTTTCATCAAGGGCTTCAATGCGATCCCGCGCGTGGTGCTGGCGCCGATCTTCGTGCTCTGGCTGGGCCTGGGCCTGTGGTCGAAGGTGGCCCTGGCGGTGACCCTGGTGTTCTTCACCACCTTCTTCAACGCCATGCAGGGCGTGCGTGAAGTGAACCCGGTGGTGCTGGCCAATGCGCGCATCCTCGGTGCGGGCCGCAGCGACCTGCTGCGCCACGTCTACTTCCCCGCGGCTGCCAGCTGGATCCTGTCTTCGCTGCGGACCTCGGTCGGCTTCGCCGTGGTCGGCGCCATCATCGGTGAGTACCTGGGCGCTTCGGCAGGCCTGGGCTACCTGATCGCGCAGGCCGAAGGCAACTTCAATGCCGTGGGTGTGTTTGCCGGCATCATCATCCTGGCCGCCTTCGTGCTGGTCATCGATGCCCTGCTCGACGTGGTCGAGAACAAGCTGATCACCTGGCGTCCCAACGCCCAGGCACAGGCCACCAGCTGA
- a CDS encoding AbrB/MazE/SpoVT family DNA-binding domain-containing protein, producing the protein MEATVAERGQITLPKAVRDALGLTKGTQLKVELDGSRIILRKSVDDAISRARGKFALDGFDSAEAAVRAVRDEE; encoded by the coding sequence ATGGAAGCCACCGTTGCAGAGCGCGGACAGATCACCCTGCCCAAGGCAGTGCGTGACGCGCTGGGCCTGACCAAGGGCACCCAGCTGAAGGTCGAGCTGGACGGCAGCCGGATCATTCTGCGCAAGAGTGTTGACGATGCCATTTCACGGGCGCGCGGCAAGTTCGCGCTTGATGGCTTCGATTCGGCCGAGGCCGCCGTGCGCGCCGTGCGCGACGAGGAATAA